TCCGTATTACCATTAACGAAACACCTTTTACAGTGCCCAATGCTTTTTCACCCGATGGAGATAACATCAATGATTTCTTTGTAATCAAACGCATTCAAGCATATCCACAAAATGAGCTAAGAATTTTTAATCGATGGGGGAATTTAGTGTACAGCAAAAAAGGGTACGACAATACCTGGAATGGTAAATCCTCAGATGGCTCCGAGGGAAAAGAATTAGCGAGTGGATCATATTATTATATACTGACCTTTAATGACGGAGTTAACGAAGCAATGCAAGGTTACATTGTAATTCGTAAATAATTAATTAAAATGAGAATGGAAACAAAATCTATACGAGCAAACCGGTATTCAAAGTTGCTACTATGCGGGTTCTTTTTTATGAACTATTTTATAGCAAACGCTCAATACCAGCCACAGTTTACACAATACATGTATAATGAGCTGATTTTGAACCCTGCCTATGCTGGCGCACGTGAGTGCCTTTCTTCCACATTACTTTATCGAAATCAGTGGACTGGAATCGAAGGCGCTCCGGTTACGGAAACCTTTTCCATTCATGCACCTATTGCAAATCAAAAAATGGGGCTTGGATTATCCATTGTAAACGATAAAATTACAGTAATGCACAATACCGGTGTGTTCGCAAACTATGCTTATCGCATGCCATTAAGTAAAGGAAAACTATCATTTGGATTGCAAGTAGGAGCTATAAATCATTATGAAAAATTAAGCGAATTAAGCCCTGGGCAAAGTAACGATCCACAATTTGCTACTAGCACTCCCAAACTTTTGTTACCCAATGCAGGATTTGGAGTTTTTTATTACACTCAAAAATTCTATGCAGGCCTATCCATTCCTAAATTAATTTTAAATACAGTAAGTGCCTCCGAAACAAAAAAAGTAACCAACAAAGCATCCGCTAAAGACTGGAATTTGCACCTCACCGCCGGATACGTAGCTAAGCTGAGTGAAACCATTCAACTTAAACCTACCGTTATGCTTAAAAAATCAGGGGGGGCGCCATTTGAACTCGACATAAGTTTAAATGCTCTATTTAATGAGTTGGTTTGGCTGGGTGCTGCCTATAGAACCGGAGATGCCGTTTCGGTATTTGCAGGAATTCAAATTACCAAACAAATGCGCTTTGGATATGCCTACGATTATACAACAACACAATTGAAAAAATACAACGGCGGCTCGCATGAAATTACATTGGGCTATGATTTTTCTTTTGATAAAACAAAAATTGTAACACCCCGCTTTTTTTAAATAAGGCATATTGCCTTTTATTAGCTTTATGAAAAACAAGTCTCTAATTTTTATTCTAAGTTCAATTTTATTGCTCAACTTCCTTCAATCTAATGCGCAATCGGTGCAGAAAAAAGCGAATAAGTTGTACAGCGCAATGGCTTATGATAAAGCAATTCCAAAATTTTTAGCTGTGCTAAAAAAAGATTCCATGAATGTGGAAAACGGATTAAAACTTGCCGATTGTTATCGCTTGACAAACAATAGTGCGCAGGCTGAACGATGGTACAGCAAATCCGTAAAAGCCGGAAAAGGAATAGCAATTCATAAATTGTATTATGCTCAAGCTTTGATGGGTGTGGGCAAGTACGCAGAAGCCAGAAAATGGCTCGAAGCATATAAACTAGCAGAACCCGGCGATGGTCGTGCTGAAAGCCTTATCAAATCAATCGATAATATTAATGGCTACAGCGAAGATTCACAAAATTTTAAAATCGAAAAAATCAATTGCAATGGACCTTACACGGATTTTGGTGCAGTTGAGTTTGGTAATGGAATTATTTTCGTTTCTGCACGCGAAAGAAATCAAGCAATTAATAGAACTAACGGTTGGACCGGTGAAAAATTTTTTGCACTCTATCAGGCAGAGGGAAAAGCTACCACATTTTCAACACCTAAACTATTTGAAAAATCTATTCAAACAGTATACAACGATGGCCCACTATGCATAAACAAAGCAGGAAATGAATTGTATATTACAACCAATAATATTGAAGAAGGAAAAACACGCAGAAGCAAAGAGGGAGTTGTTAAATTAAAAATATATAAATATGTCTTGGTTGAAAATGAATGGGTTTTTGATGACACGCTTCCACCAAACAATGACCAATACAATGTAGCACATGCCTCCTTAAGTGAGGATGGTAACAAACTTTATTTTTCGAGCGATATGCCGGGAGGAATG
The sequence above is a segment of the Bacteroidota bacterium genome. Coding sequences within it:
- a CDS encoding type IX secretion system membrane protein PorP/SprF codes for the protein MNYFIANAQYQPQFTQYMYNELILNPAYAGARECLSSTLLYRNQWTGIEGAPVTETFSIHAPIANQKMGLGLSIVNDKITVMHNTGVFANYAYRMPLSKGKLSFGLQVGAINHYEKLSELSPGQSNDPQFATSTPKLLLPNAGFGVFYYTQKFYAGLSIPKLILNTVSASETKKVTNKASAKDWNLHLTAGYVAKLSETIQLKPTVMLKKSGGAPFELDISLNALFNELVWLGAAYRTGDAVSVFAGIQITKQMRFGYAYDYTTTQLKKYNGGSHEITLGYDFSFDKTKIVTPRFF